The DNA sequence CCCTGGAGGTCACGCCGGACGTCGCCGTGGTGCTGGTCGGCGGCAACGACGTCACCAACCGCACCCCGCCGGCGCTGGCCGTGCGCTACCTGGTCGACGCGGTCCGCACGCTGCGCGGCGCCGGCTGCGAGGTGGTCGTCGGCACCTGCCCCGACCTGGGCACGATCCGGCCGATCCAGCCGCCGTTGCGCTGGCTGGCCCGGCGCTGGAGCCGCCAGCTCGCCGCCGCCCAGACGGTGGCCGTGGTGGAGGCGGGCGGCCGGACGGTCTCCCTCGGTGACCTGCTGGGGCCGCGGTTCGCCGCCGAGCCCGGCCGGATGTTCGCCTGGGACCGGTTCCACCCCTCCGCGGAGGGGTACGCGATGGCCGCGGCGGCGCTGCTGCCCACCGTGCTCTCCGCGCTGGGGGCGGTGCCGGAACGCCGTCCTCCGCTCGCCGGGCTGGAGGGCGTACGGTCGCTCCCGGAGGCGGCCCACGAGGCGGCCCGGCACGCCGGGACGGAGGTCAGCGGCGCCCAGCTCCGGGGCCGCGACCGTGGGCCGGGCGGGCGGTGGGCGCAGCTTCGCCGACGGGCTTTCTTCGGCGTCGGCGCGATGCCCCCGACCGGCACCGCCACCGACTCGGCCACGCTGGAGGGAATGGCATGAGCGAGCGCAGCGAGCGAAGCGGAGTGCCGGCATGAGCGGACGGAACGAGACGGCGGCCCGGTGGGGCCGGGCCGCGGCGCTGTCGCTGCTGGCCGGCACGGTGGGTGGCGCGGCGGTCCTCGCCGGCCAGGCCATCGCCGCCCGCAGTCGGGAGTACGCGCAGCCCGAGCTGGGTCTGGTGCTGCGCGCCACGGTCGGTCGGGCCGACGCGCCGCCGCTGCGGCTGGTGCTGCTCGGCGACTCGTCGGCGATCGGCGTGGGCGTCGACCGGTTCGAGGAGACCATCGGCGGCCAGCTCGCCAACCTGCTCGCCGAGGGGCCGACCGGCCGGCGGGTGCACCTGTCCAGCGTCGGGGTCTCCGGCTCCCGCGCCACCGACCTGGCCACGCAGGTGGCCCGCGCGCTGCTCGGCGAGCGGCCCGACGTGGCGGTGGTGCTGATCGGGGCCAACGACGCCACCGCGCTGGGCCGTCCGGTCGACGCGGCGACCTACCTCGGCTCGGCGGTCCGCCGGCTGCGTGAGGCCAACGTCGAGGTC is a window from the Micromonospora sp. DSM 45708 genome containing:
- a CDS encoding SGNH/GDSL hydrolase family protein translates to MSGRNETAARWGRAAALSLLAGTVGGAAVLAGQAIAARSREYAQPELGLVLRATVGRADAPPLRLVLLGDSSAIGVGVDRFEETIGGQLANLLAEGPTGRRVHLSSVGVSGSRATDLATQVARALLGERPDVAVVLIGANDATALGRPVDAATYLGSAVRRLREANVEVVVGTCPDLGAVRAVAAPLRQVLGWSGRRMARAQTAAVLDAGGTVVDLGTETGPVFRADAGTLCHDGFHPSADGYRVWAHALLPAVEAAAAVAFRHHRRPPAG
- a CDS encoding SGNH/GDSL hydrolase family protein is translated as MGDVGSVAPVRWRRARQIARLAAIGTGATVAATAATGGVLLGQARQARRTIPMAEAPPPRCDGVYGARFPGRPVTMVVLGDSSAAGYGVHRRRETPGSLLATGLSRRLHRPVRLHRFAVVGALSAGLKPQVESALEVTPDVAVVLVGGNDVTNRTPPALAVRYLVDAVRTLRGAGCEVVVGTCPDLGTIRPIQPPLRWLARRWSRQLAAAQTVAVVEAGGRTVSLGDLLGPRFAAEPGRMFAWDRFHPSAEGYAMAAAALLPTVLSALGAVPERRPPLAGLEGVRSLPEAAHEAARHAGTEVSGAQLRGRDRGPGGRWAQLRRRAFFGVGAMPPTGTATDSATLEGMA